Genomic DNA from Nitratidesulfovibrio vulgaris str. Hildenborough:
TTACGGCCCGGTTGGCGCATGGTTCCTTCTGTTCAAGGCGAAGGCCACCAACTACAAGGGTGAAGACTACTGCGCCACCAACCGCGCAATGCTCAAGCCCTACGAAGACCGCGGCTACGCCAAGGGCCACGTCATCCCGACCTGCCTGCGTAACCACATGATGCTTCGCGAAATGCGCGAAGGTCGTGGTCCCATCTACATGGACACCAAGACCGCCCTGCAGTCCACCTTCGCGAACATGACCCCCGAGCAGCAGAAGCACCTCGAGTCCGAAGCTTGGGAAGACTTCCTCGACATGTGCGTGGGTCAGGCCAACCTCTGGGCTTCGATGAACATCCAGCCCGAAGAGCGCGGTTCTGAAATCATGCCCACCGAGCCTTACCTGCTCGGTTCGCACTCCGGTTGCTGCGGTATCTGGGTTTCCGGTCCCGACGAGAAGTGGGTGCCCGAAGACTACAAGGTGCGCGCTTCCAACGGCAAGATCTACAACCGCATGACCACCGTCGAAGGTCTGTGGACCTGCGCTGACGGCGTTGGCGCCTCCGGCCACAAGTTCTCCTCCGGTTCGCACGCCGAAGGCCGTATCTGCGGCAAGCAGATGGTCCGCTGGTGCCTCGACCACAAGGATTACAAGCCCGCCATCAAGGAAAGCGCGGACGAGCTGGTGAAGCTCATCTACCGTCCGTACTACAACTACATGGAAGGCAAGGCCGCTTCGACCGACCCCGTGGTGAACCCGTCCTACATCACGCCCAAGAACTTCATGATGCGCCTCGTGAAGTGCACCGACGAATACGGCGGTGGCGTGGGTACCTACTACACCACTTCGGCCGCGGCTCTTGATACGGGCTTCAGCCTCCTCGGCATGCTCGAAGAAGACTCGCTGAAGCTGGCCGCTCGCGACCTGCACGAACTGCTCCGCTGCTGGGAAAACTACCATCGCCTGTGGACCGTGCGCCTGCACATGCAGCACATCCGCTTCCGCGAAGAGTCCCGTTACCCCGGCTTCTACTACCGCGCCGACTTCATGGGTCTGGACGACTCCAAGTGGAAGTGCTTCGTGAACTCGAAG
This window encodes:
- the aprA gene encoding adenylyl-sulfate reductase subunit alpha, giving the protein MPMIPVKEQPKGVAIAEPTVKEHDVDLLIVGGGMGACGTAFEAVRWADKYAPELKILLIDKASLERSGAVAQGLSAINTYLGKNDADDYVRMVRTDLMGLVREDLIFDLGRHVDDSVHLFEEWGLPCWIKDEHGHNLDGAQAKAAGKSLRNGDDPVRSGRWQIMINGESYKCIVAEAAKNALGEARIMERIFIVKLLLDANTPNRVAGAVGFNLRANEVHIFRSNAMLVACGGAVNVYKPRSTGEGMGRAWYPVWNAGSTYTMCAQVGAEMTMMENRFVPARFKDGYGPVGAWFLLFKAKATNYKGEDYCATNRAMLKPYEDRGYAKGHVIPTCLRNHMMLREMREGRGPIYMDTKTALQSTFANMTPEQQKHLESEAWEDFLDMCVGQANLWASMNIQPEERGSEIMPTEPYLLGSHSGCCGIWVSGPDEKWVPEDYKVRASNGKIYNRMTTVEGLWTCADGVGASGHKFSSGSHAEGRICGKQMVRWCLDHKDYKPAIKESADELVKLIYRPYYNYMEGKAASTDPVVNPSYITPKNFMMRLVKCTDEYGGGVGTYYTTSAAALDTGFSLLGMLEEDSLKLAARDLHELLRCWENYHRLWTVRLHMQHIRFREESRYPGFYYRADFMGLDDSKWKCFVNSKYDPATGETKIFKKAYYQIIPE